Proteins co-encoded in one Erinaceus europaeus chromosome 2, mEriEur2.1, whole genome shotgun sequence genomic window:
- the LOC103123642 gene encoding ferritin light chain-like, with protein sequence MQPHIRGHIFLGVDKVMEDTVRLYYHAYRFYSSMGLHLLKSFNVLEEVGMFLCELSEEKQIGYFRLLKFLKGNYKGDMSFPKHDRTPPKWKGVLSVMEYAINLEKELDQAVRILYRKASRTGKSVLCDLLRTHFLNGEHVQEQIQAHMDNV encoded by the exons ATGCAACCACACATCCGTGGTCACATCTTCTTGGGTGTGGACAAAGTGATGGAAGACACTGTACGCCTTTACTACCATGCCTACCGATTCTACAGCTCCATG GGGCTGCATCTGCTGAAGAGCTTCAATGTCCTGGAGGAGGTGGGCATGTTCTTGTGTGAGCTGTCTGAAGAGAAGCAGATAGGTTATTTCAGGCTGTTAAAGTTTTTGAAGGGAAACTACAAAGGCGACATGTCATTCCCCAAGCAT GATCGAACTCCACCAAAGTGGAAGGGAGTCCTGAGTGTTATGGAATATGCCATAAATCTGGAGAAGGAGCTGGATCAGGCTGTCAGGATTCTCTACAGAAAGGCTTCCCGCACTGGGAAATCTGTT cTCTGTGACCTGCTCAGGACTCATTTCCTGAATGGGGAGCATGTCCAGGAGCAGATTCAGGCCCACATGGACAAT gtctga